A genomic stretch from Methanobrevibacter sp. includes:
- the aroD gene encoding type I 3-dehydroquinate dehydratase, whose product MYSETKIAIPIFQKNKEDILKVANDCIIKGADILELRIDGMENPNPKIVKEIIEEINFPIIATNRTAKEGGSFRGSEEDRIAILRECCDVADYVDVELQTDRELIESITETGVTSIISYHNFKQTPELDILMDIVIQEKEIGDIAKIAVMPNTLEDTLTILPILSHFDNVVAISMGELGSYTRVIAAKFNAPFTFAVVNDNTAPGQIDIDTMKSLMNSDLINTDDLK is encoded by the coding sequence GTGTATAGTGAAACCAAAATAGCTATTCCAATATTTCAGAAGAATAAGGAAGATATCCTCAAGGTAGCTAATGACTGCATCATTAAAGGTGCGGATATTCTTGAACTTAGAATAGACGGCATGGAAAATCCTAATCCTAAGATTGTAAAGGAGATCATAGAGGAGATCAATTTTCCAATCATAGCTACAAACAGAACCGCTAAGGAAGGAGGATCCTTTAGAGGCAGCGAAGAGGATAGAATAGCTATTCTTAGGGAATGCTGTGATGTTGCAGACTATGTTGATGTTGAGCTTCAGACAGACCGAGAGCTTATTGAATCAATTACAGAAACAGGAGTAACTTCAATCATTTCATATCATAACTTCAAGCAGACCCCAGAACTTGACATATTGATGGATATTGTGATTCAGGAAAAGGAAATTGGGGATATAGCAAAAATTGCTGTCATGCCAAATACTCTTGAAGATACATTGACAATACTGCCTATACTATCTCACTTTGACAATGTTGTAGCCATTTCCATGGGGGAATTGGGAAGCTATACAAGAGTAATTGCCGCTAAATTCAATGCACCATTCACATTCGCTGTTGTCAATGACAATACTGCTCCAGGACAGATAGACATTGATACAATGAAATCATTGATGAATAGCGATTTAATCAATACAGATGATTTAAAATAA